The nucleotide sequence CGAGACCGACCAGCGAGCCGGCGTTGACCTTGGCCGGCAGACCGATGCAGGGCTTGTTCAGCGAGCCCTGGATGAGCGCCATCTGCGGGCTCATGTTGCCGTAGGTCGCCGAGTTGCCGTACGTCTGGCTCGCGAAGTTTCCGCTGGCGGACGTGGTACCGGCGTCGTTGCCGGTGGCCATCGCCGGCGACGCGGCTGCGGCGCCCATACCGACGACGGACACGGCGACGGCTGCGCCGGCCATAACCTTCTTGATCACGATGAGTCCCCTTCCGAAGGATGCCCGGAAGTACCCGGGGCGCACTGAGCAACTGCGCAGAGCGGGTTTGGTTCTCTCACTTCACTCCAACGGCCTATTACCGGGGTTGAACAAGCCGATCGGGTGAAGCAGCGGAACCATTCACTCGTTACGCGGTTGGTACAGGACGCACGACACGCATTCTTGAGAAAAGGAACACACCGTGATCAAGAAGATTATGGCGGCCGCGGCGGTCACCGCCTCCGTGGTCGGCGCCTCCGCCATGGCGGCTCCTCAGGCGCTCGCCATCGGCAACGACGCCGGCACCACTTCGGCGAGTGGCAATGGCGCCAAGTCCGCCTTCGGTAACTCCGCCACGGGCGGAAACATGAGCCCGCAGTCGGAGCTCGTCCAGAGCTCGCTGAACGACCTGTGCGTCGGTCTGCCGGTGAAGGCCAACGTCGGTTCGCTCGTCGGCGTTCTCGTGCCGGTCGCGGTCCAGGACGTCAACGTCCTGGCCAACCCGCAGAACCAGCAGTGCGCCGAGGGCTCGACGCAGGCCAAGGGCGACGAGCCGCTGTCGCACATCGTGGACGACATCCCGGTGCTCTCCGGCAACGGTGTGGGCAACGAGTAAGTCCGCCCAGCGGGACCGGCGCGGGCCGGCGGAGGCAACGAAGCCTTGGCCGGCCCGCGCTGCCGTGTGCACCCTCGGCAATCGAGTGAACGAGCAAAAGCCTTAAACCAGGGCAGTTTCCTCGGTAGTGGCTACTCGTTGGAGTTCCCGCAGCGGACGTGCAGGGCCGGTGAACGCGGCCCGCGGACCACGACAGTCGTGCGGACGTGATGCCCGCTGCGGAAAGGGCTCAAGATGAAGTGCAAGAAGGCCGCCACCATCGTCGCCGGGCTGATCATGGCCATGGGCGCAGCTGCCCCCGCCGTCGCCGACTCGGGTGCCGAGGGCGCCGCCATCGGTTCGCCCGGTGTGCTGTCCGGCAACGTGATCCAGGTCCCGGTCCACGTGCCCGTGAACGTCTGCGGCAACAGCATCGGCGTGATCTCCCTGCTGAACCCCGCCTTCGGCAACGCCTGCGTCAACAGCTGACGTCGGAAAGGCACCCCTCGGGGTGCCACCGGGCCGGTCCCGGAGCGCGACACCCGCGCTCCGGGACCGGCCCGGTGTCGGTACGACCGCTATTACCAGCATCAGCAGGAGGAGAACCCAGATGCGAGACCTGATCAGCAAAGGGCTGCTCACAGCGGCGGCGGCGACGAGCGTGCTGTCCATGGGCGCCGGTTACGCGCAGGCCGCGGACAGCAACGGTGTGGCGGCCGAGTCGCCGGGGCTGCTGTCGGGCAACAACATTTCGGCGCCGCTGGAAGTCCCGGTGAACATCTGCGGGAACACCGTCGACCCGGTCGGCGTCGCCAACCCGTCGTTCGGCAACGGCTGCGGTTCGACGAGCCAGACGCACGTCGCGCCCCACCACGAGCCGGCCGTGCACCACGCGCCGGTCGGTCACGCGGCCCCGGCCGCGCACCACCAGCAGGCCCAGCACGAGCAGCACCAGCAGCCGCAGCACCACCAGGCCCAGCCGCACCAGGCCCCGCAGCACGAAGCCGCACCCCACTCCGCGCCCCAGTACCCGGCGCACCACCAGACCCCGCGTCACGAAACGCCGCGTCACGAGGCCCCGCGCCACGAGAGCCCGCGCCACGAGACCGGCGGTGCCACCGCCGAGAGCACCGTCGCCGGCTCCCCCGGCCTGCTGTCGGGCAACCTCCTCCAGGCTCCCCTCGACATCCCGCTGAACCTCTGCGGCGACACCGTCGACGTCGTCGGCCTGCTGAACCCGGCCTTCGGCAACCACTGCGCCAGCGGTACGCCCGAGGTCCCCCGGACGCTCCCCGCCCCCGAGCGTCCCGCGCCGCCGACCGAGCACCGCACGCTGCCCCCGACCCCCGTCGCCTTCCACACCCCGCAGACCCCCGTGGCCCCGGCCCCGGTCCTGGAGGACTCCTCCGTACCGCAGCTCGCGCACACCGGCGCCGAAGCCAACCTCTTCGCGGCCGCCGCGATGAGCGCCGCGCTGCTGCTCGGCGGCGGCATCCTGTACCGCCGCAGCACCGCGCCCGCGCGCGTCTGATTCCCCGCCACGGAACAACCCGACACGACAGGCCGGGAGAGTCGTCCGCAGGACTCTCCCGGCATCGCCTCAGACCTCAGGCCTCAGCGCCTCACGAAAGCCCCGGGCTGCCCAACGGCGTACGGGCCGGCTGTCGCGTACGGCTCTGCGCCCCGCGCCTGACGTCCCGCTGTCTGACCGTCACCGGCAGCCCGCCGCCCGTCCCCAGCCTGCGCCGCACCCCGGCCACCAGCCGCTCGGCCGTGTACGTCGCGCCGTACACGAACCGCATCGAGGGGCCGAACGACGGCGCGCTCAACAGCCCGGCCAGGAACAGCCCCGGGTACGAGGACTCGAAGACCGCGCTCGCCTCGGGACCCTGACTCGCGCCGACCGTCCGCAGCGCGCCGCGCAGGTCGCCGTCGAGCAGACCGAGCCGGTCGAGGCCGGGGGTGAACCCGGTCGCCGCGATGACATGGTCGGTCTCCACCGTCTCCGACCGCCCGTCGGTGGAGACCAGTTCGAGCCGTACGCGCCCGCCGCTCGGCACCGCGGCGGCCACGCTCTCGCCGAGCCGTACCCCCACGGCCGGTTCGAAGCGGTCCCGCAGCCACCACGCGCCCGCCGGGCCCAGCGCCGAGCTGAAGACCCGCGCCCGCGTCTGCGCGGGCAGCCGGCGGAAGATGCCGGGGGTCTCGGCGTACAGCCAGTTGCGCCACCCGCAGCCGAGCCCGGTGTGCGGCCGCCGGGCCGCCTCGACCACCGGGCGTTCCCTGGGCGGCGGAAGGGTGTTCCAGTTCAGCCGGTCCGCGCGGACGACGACCCGTACCGCCGTGCCCTGTTCGGCGAGGAGCGCCGCGGTCTCCAGGGCCGCCTGCCCGCCGCCGACGACGGTGACGTCCTGGCCCTCGAACCGGGCGAGGTCCGCGTGGTGGCTGCTGTGCGACACCTGCTCGGGCGGGAGTCCGCGCAGCGGCGCGGGGATGTCGATGAACGGCATCACGCCGAGGGCGAGCGCCACCGTCCTGGTCAGGACGGACTGACCGTCGTCGGTCGTGAGGTGGAAGCCGCCGGGGCAGGGGCGGACGGCCGTGATCAGCCGTTCGTCGACCGGTGGTACGGCGCGCTCGGCGAACCACAGGCCGTACGAGGCGAAGAAGCGGACCGGCAGGGGCACGCCGTGCCGTGACTCGGTGCCCTGGGACGCCGCGTAGGCGGCCAGGTCGAACTCACCCCGTGGAGCGGACAAGTTGGATGCCCAGGGCTCCGACTTGAGATACATCCCGGGCGGCATGTGATCCCGCCACGCGGCCATCGGCCTGCCGAACACCCGCAGATCGAGCCCTGCCGCCGCCGCATGGGCCGCGATGGACAGACCGTAGGGTCCCGCACCCACAACTACCAGGTCGTACATGGTGTGTGCCGCTCTCTGTGTGGTCACTGCACGGAATGGGGTTATTGCCGCCGGAACGGGGTCACTGCACCGAAGGGGTCCGGCCGGTGTCGGGTGCCGGGCCCGCGCGGGCGACCGGCGCCGTGCGCCCCGCCCCGCGCCCGGCGCGCCGCGTCGCGTGCCGGATCCAGGCGGTGGCCATGCCGTACGCGGGCATCGGGTCGTCCAGCGCGAACCAGGCGGCCTCCCGGCCCCCGCGCCCTCGCGCGCCGCCCCGGACGCCGGCCCGTGCGCCGCCCAACGCGCCGTCTCGCTCCCCCCGCACGCCCCCTGCGCCCCGCGCGCCCCGGGGCAGCCCGGACGACGTGAGCGACGACAGGAAGGACAGCAGCGCGTAGTTCTCCACCAGGAACGTCCTGCCGTGCGCCGCGCCCGACGCAGGGACCGTACGGCCGGTCAGATCCAGATGCAGCGCCCTTACGACATCGGTGCCCGCCCGGTCGGTGAACAGCCGGAACTGTGCGCCGGGCCTGGGGTTGAAGTCGAGCAGGTGGTAGCCGCCGGTCCCCGGGTCGAGCCGGAAGTCCAGGTCGAGGATGCCCCGGTAGCCGAGGGCCGCGACCACCTGACGCGCGGTCCGCTCCACCTCCGCATTGGGC is from Streptomyces sp. NBC_00370 and encodes:
- a CDS encoding chaplin, whose protein sequence is MKCKKAATIVAGLIMAMGAAAPAVADSGAEGAAIGSPGVLSGNVIQVPVHVPVNVCGNSIGVISLLNPAFGNACVNS
- a CDS encoding NAD(P)-binding domain-containing protein → MYDLVVVGAGPYGLSIAAHAAAAGLDLRVFGRPMAAWRDHMPPGMYLKSEPWASNLSAPRGEFDLAAYAASQGTESRHGVPLPVRFFASYGLWFAERAVPPVDERLITAVRPCPGGFHLTTDDGQSVLTRTVALALGVMPFIDIPAPLRGLPPEQVSHSSHHADLARFEGQDVTVVGGGQAALETAALLAEQGTAVRVVVRADRLNWNTLPPPRERPVVEAARRPHTGLGCGWRNWLYAETPGIFRRLPAQTRARVFSSALGPAGAWWLRDRFEPAVGVRLGESVAAAVPSGGRVRLELVSTDGRSETVETDHVIAATGFTPGLDRLGLLDGDLRGALRTVGASQGPEASAVFESSYPGLFLAGLLSAPSFGPSMRFVYGATYTAERLVAGVRRRLGTGGGLPVTVRQRDVRRGAQSRTRQPARTPLGSPGLS
- a CDS encoding rodlin is translated as MIKKVMAGAAVAVSVVGMGAAAASPAMATGNDAGTTSASGNFASQTYGNSATYGNMSPQMALIQGSLNKPCIGLPAKVNAGSLVGLVPIAVQDVNVLSSPQNQQCVENSTQAKGDEPLSHILDNIPVLSGNGAGNN
- a CDS encoding rodlin; the protein is MKKIMAAAAVTASVVGASAMAAPQALAIGNDAGTTSASGNGAKSAFGNSATGGNMSPQSELVQSSLNDLCVGLPVKANVGSLVGVLVPVAVQDVNVLANPQNQQCAEGSTQAKGDEPLSHIVDDIPVLSGNGVGNE
- a CDS encoding chaplin produces the protein MRDLISKGLLTAAAATSVLSMGAGYAQAADSNGVAAESPGLLSGNNISAPLEVPVNICGNTVDPVGVANPSFGNGCGSTSQTHVAPHHEPAVHHAPVGHAAPAAHHQQAQHEQHQQPQHHQAQPHQAPQHEAAPHSAPQYPAHHQTPRHETPRHEAPRHESPRHETGGATAESTVAGSPGLLSGNLLQAPLDIPLNLCGDTVDVVGLLNPAFGNHCASGTPEVPRTLPAPERPAPPTEHRTLPPTPVAFHTPQTPVAPAPVLEDSSVPQLAHTGAEANLFAAAAMSAALLLGGGILYRRSTAPARV